From the Chloroflexota bacterium genome, the window AGGACCGGGTGATCCTCGGGGTGGTGAACGCCGCCCATGAAGCGGTTGTGGCCCTTTCCTTGCAAGGCCCCGCCGGGCATTCCCAGGACATCGAGGCCGTGGTGGACACCGGCTACAGCGGCTTCCTGACCCTCCCGGCTGCGTTGGTGGCGGAGTTGGAGTTGCCTTTCGCCTACATAGGGCAGGCGTTTCTGGCCAACGACGATGAAGTGAGCTTTGACGTTCACGACGTGACAGTCCTGTGGGACGGCAAAGCGAGACGTATAGAGGCTGACGCAACGGGCAGCACCCCCTCTTGGGAATGCTGTTGCTTGATGGGCATACCTTGAACATCGAGGTTGAGAGCGGAGGCCGAGTCGTCATACAGGCCAAGGCCTAGTCGGCCGCGCGTCCCCCCCTCGCACCCCCCACGCTTCCCCTACGGCCCGCCTTGCACTACACTATACTTTCGCAATAGACACATCAGAGGAGTAGCCCCATGACCACTCAGGTAGCCACGTTGTCCGTCCAGCAGCGCACCGTGCTGGGGAAGAAGGTTAGCCAGCTGCGACGGCAGGGGCTCACTCCCGTCCACCTCTATGGCGCCGGCGGCGAGCCGGCCGCGCTCCAGGTCGACTCCCTCTCCCTCCGTCGAGTCCTCTCCCACGTCGGCCACAACCGCCCCGTCGAGGTCGTCACCGAGGGCACCAATGACCGCAGCCTCGCCTTCGTCCGCGAGATCCAGTTCCACCCGCTCACCCTGGACGTCCTGCACGTCGACCTCTTCCGCGTCGACGCCGGCGTCACGACCACCGTCGAGGTCCCCATCGAGCTGGTGGGCGACTCCAACGCCGTCCACCTGGGCGGCAGCCTCATCCAGAACATCCACACCGTCAACGTGGAGGCCCGCCCCCTCGACGTCCCCGGCTCCATCGAGGTGGACGTCTCCGTGCTGAACGACTTTGAGAAGAGCATCCGCGTCTCGGACCTCGTCGTGCCCGAGGGCGTGACGGTGCTGACCGACGGCGAGCAGATGGTCGCCCACGTCGCCGCGCCCGTCGGAGCCGAGGCCATCGAGACCGAGGGCGCGCCCGAGGCCCCGCCGGAGCCCGAGCGCGTGGTCGAGGAAGACGCCGACGCGGAGGGCGACGAGAACTCCTAGCCGCCCCTGTTTTGCGGCCGGACTACAGGGGGTGTCCGGTGAAACACGCATTGCATTGGCTTTTCGCGCTGGCCGCTTCGGTGGCCCTGCTCTCCTTTGCGTCCGCCTGCGGCGGCGAAACGCCCGAGCTGCCCGCCTCCCCGTCCGCTGAGCAGGACGCCGTTGCTGAGGAGACCGCCGCGCAGGACAACGGCGTCGTCGCCGAGCCCGCCATCCGCGTGCCGCGTCCCATCGCCGCCGCGCTCCCCTCCGTCGCCGAGGTCGTCGAGGCCGTTCGTCCCGCCGTCGTTAACATCACCACACGCGTCGAGACCGGCAGCTTCCTTTTCCGCCGCTTCGGCGCCACCGGCAACGGCACCGGCGCCATCATTCACTCCGACGGCTACATCGTCACCAACTTCCACGTCATCAACGGCGCCACCCGCATCGTCGTCACCACCGACGACGGCCGCCACTTCGACGCCGCTGTCGTCGGCACGGACCCCGTCACCGACCTCGCCGTCCTCAAGATCGACGGCGACGGCCCCTTCCCCGCGCTGCCCTTCGCGCCGCCCGACTCCGTGCGCGTCGGCGACTGGGCCATCGCCATCGGCAACGCGCTCGGCCTCCCCGGCGGGCCGTCCGT encodes:
- a CDS encoding clan AA aspartic protease, with the protein product MILGVVNAAHEAVVALSLQGPAGHSQDIEAVVDTGYSGFLTLPAALVAELELPFAYIGQAFLANDDEVSFDVHDVTVLWDGKARRIEADATGSTPSWECCCLMGIP
- a CDS encoding 50S ribosomal protein L25, producing MTTQVATLSVQQRTVLGKKVSQLRRQGLTPVHLYGAGGEPAALQVDSLSLRRVLSHVGHNRPVEVVTEGTNDRSLAFVREIQFHPLTLDVLHVDLFRVDAGVTTTVEVPIELVGDSNAVHLGGSLIQNIHTVNVEARPLDVPGSIEVDVSVLNDFEKSIRVSDLVVPEGVTVLTDGEQMVAHVAAPVGAEAIETEGAPEAPPEPERVVEEDADAEGDENS
- a CDS encoding trypsin-like peptidase domain-containing protein — its product is MKHALHWLFALAASVALLSFASACGGETPELPASPSAEQDAVAEETAAQDNGVVAEPAIRVPRPIAAALPSVAEVVEAVRPAVVNITTRVETGSFLFRRFGATGNGTGAIIHSDGYIVTNFHVINGATRIVVTTDDGRHFDAAVVGTDPVTDLAVLKIDGDGPFPALPFAPPDSVRVGDWAIAIGNALGLPGGPSVTLGVVGAIDRSLTTQQQSLTDLIQTDAAINEGNSGGPLVDLNGEVIGINTAVVRGAQGMGFSVSSFTVVPVVQSILQYGRVRWPWMGVGISDITAPVALQMDLDDRRGVLIGRVWPNSPAQDAGIQTGDILINLDGHDIDSLRSLQRVMREELEVNQEVLAVFLREGQPIELLIKLAEMPR